In Brassica rapa cultivar Chiifu-401-42 chromosome A06, CAAS_Brap_v3.01, whole genome shotgun sequence, a single window of DNA contains:
- the LOC103872675 gene encoding transcription factor MYB41, whose amino-acid sequence MSCTHIPHYSLPFKINYLLKLKKLFIFINILSYHEVINVASRGLLGLRKMGRKTWFDDDGMKKGEWTAEEDQKLVAYINEHGLCDWRSLPERAGLQRGGKSCRLRWLNYLRPGIRRGKFTPQEEEAIIKLHAVLGNRWAAIAKKMENRTDNDIKNHWNSCLKKRLSKNGIDPMTHEPIINNLTVTTTNEEECGSSPTNTSLTTESHFSSSPSGSACLLNKLAAGIASRQHDLDRIKNILLDRKITINDQDEEGGLRRDQKIGEEDDFLIWDDGEVRRYMDTDPMEYETTPYDSVLYESTQILDYLF is encoded by the exons ATGAGTTGTACACACATCCCACACTACTCACTCccttttaaaataaactatttattaaagttaaaaaaactatttatctTTATTAATATATTGTCTTATCATGAGGTGATTAACGTGGCATCTAGAGGATTGCTTGGCCTGAGAAAAATGGGGAGGAAGACGTGGTTCGACGACGACGGGATGAAGAAAGGAGAGTGGACGGCGGAGGAAGACCAAAAGCTTGTTGCTTACATCAACGAGCATGGCTTATGTGATTGGCGTTCTCTCCCCGAACGAGCTG GTCTGCAGAGAGGTGGAAAGAGCTGCAGATTAAGGTGGCTTAACTATCTACGGCCTGGGATTAGAAGAGGCAAATTCACTcctcaagaagaagaagcgatCATCAAACTTCATGCTGTTCTCGGAAACAG GTGGGCAGCCATAGCGAAGAAGATGGAGAATCGAACAGACAACGACATCAAGAACCATTGGAACTCTTGTCTCAAGAAAAGACTGTCGAAGAACGGAATCGACCCGATGACCCACGAGCCCATTATCAATAACCTAACCGTAACGACCACTAACGAAGAAGAATGTGGTAGCTCTCCCACGAATACGTCGCTGACAACGGAAAGCCATTTTTCCTCCTCACCTTCCGGGTCGGCTTGTCTCCTGAACAAGCTCGCCGCAGGTATCGCATCTAGACAACACGATCTCGACAGGATTAAGAACATCTTGTTGGACCGGAAAATCACCATCAATGATCAAGACGAAGAAGGAGGATTAAGGAGGGACCAGAAGATTGGCGAAGAAGATGATTTTCTGATATGGGACGATGGAGAAGTTAGACGTTATATGGACACTGACCCAATGGAGTACGAGACGACACCGTATGACTCTGTCTTGTACGAGAGTACTCAGATACTTGATTATCTCTTCTGA